TAATCATTTAAAAATCAACATCATGACAAAATTTTTTACCATCATTACGCTATTCGTTACCAGCCTTTTCTTTGGCCAGGGAAAATATGAGGAAGGCATGGGCAAGGCTTTCCAACTGTGGGGAGAAGGCAAAAACACCGAGGCTTCGGCTATGTTTGAAAGGATTGCTTCCGCAGAAAAAGACAATTGGCTTCCAAATTATTACGTAGCCTTGGTGAATGTGACCGCAGCTTTCACGACCCAGGACAAAGAAAAATTAAGCGCACTGCTTGATAAAGCCCAGGATGCCATCGATGCAGAACTGGCAAAAGCACCTGAAAATCCTGAATTATTAGTAGTACAGGCCATGATTTACACTGCCTGGATAGTGTATGACCCGATGACCAACGGACAGAAATATGGCGCTAAAGCGATGCAGGTTTACGAGCAGGCCATCAAGATTGCTCCTGAAAATCCAAGGGTAGTTTTCTGTAAAGCCGAATTTGAGATCGGAGGCGCGAAATTCTGGGGTACCGATACCAAGCCTATGTGTGCTGAAGTGGACCGCGCGATCGGACTTTTCGCAACCTTCAAACCGGAGAATAAATTCTCGCCAAGCTGGGGACTTGACAGGGCTTTGCAGACACAGGAAGCTTGTAAAAAATAATCTCGAAAAGATACTTTGCCATGTTAATACAGAAAATTTTCCAGGTTGTCATAAGAGGCTTTATTATAAGCATCGTCATTTTCTTTGCACTCAAAGGAATAGAAATGGCGTTTGGCAAACAATTGGTTTTTGATAGTGCACTGGCAAGGGAAATCGGATATTATTGTATTTACGGAGTTAGTCTTACAATAATCAATTCGCTGTATTTCAAATACCTGAACAATGAGGTTGTATGGGTTAAATATGGCAAATATCGGATACTTATTGGAGCAGCAGGAAGCATTTTACTGTCGTTGATAGGTATATTCTTCGTCCGTTTCTTTATCAATGTAACGCTGGAAGGGCAGGATGCACATGATTTCATGCAGAAAGAACAATTGAAATTTTACATCGTTCCGCTGATTGTCACCATTATCATTACACTGGTTTTCCATCTCATATATTTTTACAAGGCGCTAAATGAGAAAAAGATTGTGCAGCAAAAGATCATCGCCGGTACCGCATCGGCGCAATTCGAAAGCCTGAAAAACCAGATTGATCCGCATTTCCTGTTCAACAGCCTGAATGTCTTAAGTTCCCTGATCGAGGAAAATCCCGAGAACGCACAGAAATTCACCACGTCGCTTTCCAAGATTTACCGTTATGTTCTGGAGCAAAAAGATAAGGAACTGGTGAGCCTTGAAGAGGAACTGGCTTTTGCAAAAACCTATATGAATTTGCTAAAGATGCGTTTTGAAAACAGCCTTTTTTACGAATTGCCCCAAAACGATTGCAATCCTGAAGCGAAGGTCGTACCGCTTTCCTTGCAATTGCTGCTCGAAAATACGGTAAAGCACAATGTGGTCAGTGAAACAAGGCCATTGCACATCAGGATTTTCATTAAAGATGATTATCTGTATATCCAAAATAACCTTCAGAAAAAAGAAGTGCTGCAGGACAGGCGTGGCGTAGGTTTGCAGAACATCGTCAGCCGATATGCGATTATCACCAAAAAAGCAGTGTATGTAGAACAAGGTGAACATTCATTTACAGTAAAAATTCCAATTCTTACAAAACTACTCACCATGGATAGTACTCCAGAATATAATGAGAATAACGCCTATTACCGCGCAAAGAACAGGGTAGAGGAACTTAAAGGATTTTATGGCAACCTGCTTTCGTATTGCATCATTATCCCGATGCTGATATTCGTAAACCTGAATTATTCGCCGGAATTCCACTGGTTTTGGTTCTCCGTTGCCGGCTGGGGTTTTGGGCTGACAATGCATGCGTTCAAAGTATTCGGATACAGTTCAAAATGGGAAGACAGGAAAATACGCCAGATCATGAACAAACGGGAAAACAACCATACGTGGAATTAAAAAATAACATCATGCAAACACATTACGAACAGGAAGAACGCTTCCGCCTTGCAAAGAAAAGAGTTGATGAACTCAAAGGTTTTTATGGAAACTTAGTTTCCTATATTGTAGTGAATCTTGGGTTGATGATCCTGAACCTGATGACATCACCGGAGCATTTGTGGTTTTTCTGGCCGATGTTCGGCTGGGGAGTCGGGGTGCTGTTCCATGCAATGAAAGTATATGGTTTCACGCCTTTCTTCGGAAAAGACTGGGAGGAGCGCAAAATACGACAGTTCATGGAAGAAGAGAAAAAACGCAACGAATCATTCAAAGGAGAATAATATGAAACTTTATAAATCCAGCCGATATAGCGATTCCCTTGTAGACGAGAATTACGCTTATGCCGAAAAGAAAGTGAAACGGATCAAAGGTTTTTATGTGCATTTTTTTGTATATATCGTAATCAACCTGGCGGCATTGGCAGCGGTTTATTATGAGGTAAAGACCAGTGCCGATTTCTGGAAGCTGAAAAATTTCTGGATGGCATTGTCGTGGGGAATTGGGCTTGCAGCACACGCCCTTTCCGTATTCGGGCCACATTTGCTGTTCGGGCCGAAATGGGAAGAAAACAAAATCCGCCAGATTATTGACAAGGAACGAAAATCACAAAACTGGGAATAAATGCAACTGATCATCATCGAAGACGAAAAACCCGCCGCAAGGCTGTTGCAGCGCAAATTGGAAAAAATGGGATTACAGTCTGCAACCATGCTGCATTCGGTAGAAGAAGCTGTTTTCTGGTTCCGGAACAATCCGCATCCGGATTTGATTTTCCTGGACATCCAGCTTTCTGATGGGCTTTCTTTTGAAATTTTTGAAAAAGTAGACATCAAAAGCGCGGTGATTTTTACCACGGCTTATGACGAATATGCCTTGCGTGCGTTCAAACTCAACAGCATCGATTACCTGCTCAAACCGATTGACGAAGACGATCTGGAAGCGGCATTGCATAAATTCCGCGCCATAAAACAACAAAATCCATTCGACTTCGAAGCCATCCGGAAAATGTTCTCAAACCCTACTGAAAAGACTTATAAAAACAGGTTTACGGTGAAAATCGGCCAGCATATGAAAGTCATTGCAATTGATGAAATCGAATGTTTTTACAGCGAAAATAAAGGCACTTACATCCATACGACTGACAACCGTGATTATTTGATTGAAAGTACTTTGGAAAGTTTAGAGCAGGAATTGGATCCTTCGAAATGCTATCGCATCAGCCGTAAATTCATCGTGCCGTTGCAATGCATCCGTGAA
This genomic stretch from Flavobacterium pallidum harbors:
- a CDS encoding tetratricopeptide repeat protein is translated as MTKFFTIITLFVTSLFFGQGKYEEGMGKAFQLWGEGKNTEASAMFERIASAEKDNWLPNYYVALVNVTAAFTTQDKEKLSALLDKAQDAIDAELAKAPENPELLVVQAMIYTAWIVYDPMTNGQKYGAKAMQVYEQAIKIAPENPRVVFCKAEFEIGGAKFWGTDTKPMCAEVDRAIGLFATFKPENKFSPSWGLDRALQTQEACKK
- a CDS encoding histidine kinase — protein: MLIQKIFQVVIRGFIISIVIFFALKGIEMAFGKQLVFDSALAREIGYYCIYGVSLTIINSLYFKYLNNEVVWVKYGKYRILIGAAGSILLSLIGIFFVRFFINVTLEGQDAHDFMQKEQLKFYIVPLIVTIIITLVFHLIYFYKALNEKKIVQQKIIAGTASAQFESLKNQIDPHFLFNSLNVLSSLIEENPENAQKFTTSLSKIYRYVLEQKDKELVSLEEELAFAKTYMNLLKMRFENSLFYELPQNDCNPEAKVVPLSLQLLLENTVKHNVVSETRPLHIRIFIKDDYLYIQNNLQKKEVLQDRRGVGLQNIVSRYAIITKKAVYVEQGEHSFTVKIPILTKLLTMDSTPEYNENNAYYRAKNRVEELKGFYGNLLSYCIIIPMLIFVNLNYSPEFHWFWFSVAGWGFGLTMHAFKVFGYSSKWEDRKIRQIMNKRENNHTWN
- a CDS encoding 2TM domain-containing protein, whose amino-acid sequence is MQTHYEQEERFRLAKKRVDELKGFYGNLVSYIVVNLGLMILNLMTSPEHLWFFWPMFGWGVGVLFHAMKVYGFTPFFGKDWEERKIRQFMEEEKKRNESFKGE
- a CDS encoding 2TM domain-containing protein, with amino-acid sequence MKLYKSSRYSDSLVDENYAYAEKKVKRIKGFYVHFFVYIVINLAALAAVYYEVKTSADFWKLKNFWMALSWGIGLAAHALSVFGPHLLFGPKWEENKIRQIIDKERKSQNWE
- a CDS encoding LytR/AlgR family response regulator transcription factor; the protein is MQLIIIEDEKPAARLLQRKLEKMGLQSATMLHSVEEAVFWFRNNPHPDLIFLDIQLSDGLSFEIFEKVDIKSAVIFTTAYDEYALRAFKLNSIDYLLKPIDEDDLEAALHKFRAIKQQNPFDFEAIRKMFSNPTEKTYKNRFTVKIGQHMKVIAIDEIECFYSENKGTYIHTTDNRDYLIESTLESLEQELDPSKCYRISRKFIVPLQCIREIVVYSNSRLRLILPTYKADEVVVSREKVSDFKTWIS